The Idiomarina loihiensis L2TR genomic sequence GCCAGAACGAAGCAAAGCAGAAAAAAATTGAAGAATTTAAAAGCGCGATGGCCGATGCAGGCATTGAATTGTCCGACATATTAGAGCAAGAGCTGGGTGGCGAACCTATCGTTAAAACCACTCGTAAAAAACGGGCACCTAAGCCTCCTAAATACGAATACACCGACGAAAATGGCGAAAAACAAACCTGGACTGGTCAGGGTCGCATGCCTAAAGCCATGAAAACAGCGGTCGATAATGGCAAATCATTAGAAGCATTTCTAATTAAGTAGCGTTAGTCAAACGTAATCTCTACCAATAATAAAGAGTAGAGATTACGCTTTTTGTTGAACAATAGGCTCAGCTTGATTAGGCTATAGAAAATTCAAACTGGCAAGGATCGACATTGCGCTATCGTTTCATAGCATTCGTATTAACGCCATTATTCGGCCTTTCTGCCTGTAGCATCTTACCTCAGATGTCAGGAGGCTTTAATCAGATCGACTCAGGTGATGTTGAAGTTTATCGCGGTGACAACAAGCCCTCGCGTGCATACGAGTTGATAAGTATTGTAAATGGTGAAAGCTGCCAGCGAAAATTTAGAGGCGCAGAAGCGTCGGCGAACGATGCCGTTGAAGCCCTGCGGGAAGACGCTGTCCGATTTAAAGCTCATGCCATTATCGGCGCTCAATGCTTTTCTTTTAAACCCGAAGCCGACTCCATCTGTTACAGTGAAGTCAGCTGCGTGGGCCGCGCTATTCAATGGCGTGATTAATAACCTTGTTTCAAGGTAACGTCGCCAACGCCAACTTCAACCTTAACTCTGACAGAGCCGTTACCCTGATAACTCGACTCAGATGTCACAATCATTCTGTCTTCCTGAGTGTTGCCGAAGTTCTTTAAACTGGTATCGCCAACTCCTACCGATGCTTCTACTTGCTTGTAGTCGCCCTTGGCTAGATTCAAAGAGACATCACCAACACCTAAATCAACTTTTAAGTCGTTGAATGGTACGTCACCTTCAATCTGACCAACACCCAGGTCTATCTCAAGCAATCGGCTGCGCGGTACGGACACTATCCAATGTTGTGACATATCGTCATCGGGTGTTGCCGAAATTTCCAGGCGATTCCCGTCTCGTTCACCTTTTATAATAACTTTATCAAGCTCACCGCCACTGACGAACCAGCCGTCATCATCCGACTCTACACGAAGCTCAATTCCGACCGTATCGCCTTCTGTTACACTTAACTCAACCGTTCCCACCGTTGCGTCTAAATGAATTTCTGTATCACTGCTAACAATATAACTACTGGTTAACGTGCGTTCACTTTCGGCAGAAAACGCGGCTGTACTTACTGTAACTAAACCAATAAAACCTAAAGTTAAAGGCCAAATTTTGTGTTTCATCATTTTTCTTTTCCTATTGTTATTAAAACGATTCATGCTAA encodes the following:
- a CDS encoding H-NS family nucleoid-associated regulatory protein, which translates into the protein MSEFINILRHERRLKAALKELDLNELESVKSKFDSVISQRREEEAEKQRQNEAKQKKIEEFKSAMADAGIELSDILEQELGGEPIVKTTRKKRAPKPPKYEYTDENGEKQTWTGQGRMPKAMKTAVDNGKSLEAFLIK